In the Nocardioides marmotae genome, CCCGCTCACCGGTCCCACGACCGGAGGTGAGGTGCGATGAGCACCCCGTTCTACGTCTCGCCCGAGCAGCTGATGAAGGACCGGGCGGACTTCGCGCGCAAGGGCATCGCGCGCGGCCGCTCGGTGGCCGCGGTGCAGTACGCCGACGGCGTGCTGTTCGTCTCCGAGAACCCCTCCCAGGCGCTGCACAAGGTCTCCGAGATCTACGACCGGATCGCCTTCGCGGCCGTCGGTCGCTACAACGAGTTCGAGAACCTCCGCATCGCCGGCGTGCGCCTCGCCGACATGCGCGGCTACGCCTACGACCGGCGTGACGTCACCGGTCGCGGCCTGGCCAACGCCTACGCCCAGACCCTCGGCACCATCTTCTCCAGCGGCGGGGAGAAGCCCTACGAGGTCGAGATCTTCGTCGCCGAGGTCGGCGACGAGCCCGCCGCGGACCAGATCTACCGGCTGACCTACGACGGCCAGGTCGCCGACGAGCACCGGTACGCCGTCATGGGCGGCGCCGCCGACCAGGTCTCGACGTACCTCAAGGAGCACTACCGCGAGGGCGCGGCGCTCGAGGACGCGCTGCGCACCGCCGTGGCCGCCCTCGGCCACAGCGACACCGAGGACCGGGTGCTGCCCATCGAGGACCTCGAGGTCGCCGTGCTCGACCGCACGCGCACCCGGCCGCGCAAGTTCAGCCGCCTCTCGCCCGCCCGGCTCGAGACGATCCTCGCCGGGCGGGCACCCGCCTCGGCGCCCGAGCCGGCGACGGCGGCCGCCATCCCGCTCCCGCCCGCACCCGCCACGGGCGGGCCCGCGGACCCGCCGCCCTCGGACCCCGAGCCGCCGGTGGCACCCCCGGTCTCCTGACCTGACGCGCCCGGCCGG is a window encoding:
- the prcA gene encoding proteasome subunit alpha, whose protein sequence is MSTPFYVSPEQLMKDRADFARKGIARGRSVAAVQYADGVLFVSENPSQALHKVSEIYDRIAFAAVGRYNEFENLRIAGVRLADMRGYAYDRRDVTGRGLANAYAQTLGTIFSSGGEKPYEVEIFVAEVGDEPAADQIYRLTYDGQVADEHRYAVMGGAADQVSTYLKEHYREGAALEDALRTAVAALGHSDTEDRVLPIEDLEVAVLDRTRTRPRKFSRLSPARLETILAGRAPASAPEPATAAAIPLPPAPATGGPADPPPSDPEPPVAPPVS